The following is a genomic window from Lycorma delicatula isolate Av1 chromosome 6, ASM4794821v1, whole genome shotgun sequence.
atcattaaaacttAAAGATTCTTCATCAATAACAATGTTCATCTTAATCTGTCACATTGTAATACTGGTCTATAACTGTTTCTTTACAATATAGATCAGTGTACTTccaagtacaatttttaattaacattatttaaaaaatgttatttgcaaaatttttactaTGAAATCCTGACAcattataatttcagaaaaaaaaggaataaataaaaactaactataaatattaaatcacagTTTTAATGAATAGTTATACAATATATATGACTACAAATTTACCTACAATTAAAACATTCCTGATTGGGCTGTACAAAACAGCAAactttaaaaaagagaatatttcattatacttttaattaaaaatattacagcctTTCAGTAACAACACTCTTTTGATCCTCATTTATTTCAGTGTCTTTACCaggttcttttttcttttttaaatctcgCTTCATCGCATAAGCATCTTCACCATCAGCATAATACTTTGGCTCAATTtcagaaataacaaattttaatgtattcgTATATAAATTTAACGCAGCTCGATTACTTTTACGAACATGTAATGATACATATTTAGCTTGAAAACACTCAACCATAGCTGCAGCTGCTTGATCCATTAATTTTTGCGCTAAACCTAATCTCCTGTGACTCCGTTTAACGGCAAGAGAAGTTATATGTCCGTGTGGATTATCTTCACTATCTTCTTCCATTTTGGCAAGAACATAACCAACAATTTGACCTTTTTCATCTTCTGCGACATAACTTAGTTGTGGCCATGATAAGccatgataaaagtaatatttcatttgataattttcaGGTAAACACAGCAAATTGCAATGCTGCATATTCATTAAATCTTCAGGTCTTGCACAccgtatattcatttttaatatcactAAGTACTTccacaggaaaataaaaaattaaaatatataaatccaaagtatttttataattcacaacACACCAAAATTATTCTTTCCTTGTCTTCTTTAAACGAGAACGTCCATTTTTAAGATCATTCACTGAAGAAGATTCAGACATTCCCCCTAATAACTCTCTAACAAATCGGAAGCGTGACAGGAAACATTTCCATACAAGATACCAACCTGaagaacaaacaaaataaattactgctGTAACTCAACAACTGTTAAAATCAGTCAAATACAGAGACAGTAAAAGGGCATTCAGATAATAAAGCCAAAAAAAGTTCCAAACTAATTATTAGTTATGATGAACAAGATATTTACTTTTCCttcctttatttttctaaagGCATGCTTAGTTTACAGGTTCTAGGTATAATTTCTACATTCTTAAAGCATTGTATTTTCAACACCTCCTTTACCGTAGATTATAAAAACAGCAGTTACTTGGCAGTTTGAGGCCTAAGTGAAACTGTCACACGTTCTAATGCAGACTGTTCCTGGTCACCATTCTGTTGGTGGGTTCTAATTAACAGCACATAACATAAAAAGCTGTTAAGTACACTCAATAAACAAACAAGGGATGTAGCAGCCAATAGGCCCCAAATCAAGAAAGATGTTCTAGATACcagcacatttaaaaatattgtgcaaATCAATCATCACCAGTTTCTTATTTAACAAATCTCAGGAACAgtcaacctgaggctgtacatgactacacttcatttacattcacacatatcattctcattcattctctgaagtaacaccttaacTGAGAACAGAACTCAAGAGCTTTACTATAGCAGACAATTTGTGCTTTAAAggcattcaattttaattatttaacttttttttgttccttaCACTACCAAAATACttctcaatattttattctacttgaataaaaaacaaaacctctCTCCATTTAGGTCTGTAACGTAATTTACGTCTTGTAACATAAGGACTGTAACAGGAGAATAAAAGTGTATCAATATTTCtgcttgaattttaattaaatgttttttttttattctgaataaaaaaaaaaaaaagaattaatgttgTAATCATACAGTTGATGTGAGAAGCttcaatgattaaaatatttaaaagataaattttagtgttttgatacaaattaaatgttatttaaatgttatcaatgactatttaatatttttcaggttttaatttacttaaaatgactTTATTGCTAAGGGACTGTTAATTCTCCCCACTCACAGACTAAAAATTttgtagatgaaaaaatatttttctttttacatggatgagaaatttaaataaaattcaattaccaatcaaaatagttttatttaaataaatctgaaatttgtATAAACTGAAAAGAATCTATGGATATAGGTCACATGCTGGCACTTCCATACTGAAACTtccttaagtaattttaaatgaaactaaatatgtatttttcatcataataGTGAAATCTTTTTacctaatacatatataaaatgtgtgtaagttattacaaataagaaatatttaacatgttttaatatataatttcttgttattaatcaaattaattagttatatagaaaaatttttgcCACTATGTTTAAGTTACATAAAGTTGTGATGCATTGCTAGGACATTACAaaagacaaattaaaatacaaatgggAGATGtgcttatttttgtttcatactaAATTCTATTAcaccaaaaagaaaatataaatgtctTCTTTGAAAGGAGCTTAAACACTggtaaactataatattttaaaatgtgtttattaaaaaataatttaaaaaaaaatattgttataagaaAAACATGTTTACGTGAATTTTTTGAGGTTCTTAtaaatgacattaatttttatttttttttttatttaaaagaaaatactctaaatatttaaattacttcacCATTTCATACTACAACAAACCTCCTTCaagatattgaaattattaaagctACTATAGATATAAGAAAatctaaatcattaaaatatatattcaatttgtAATAAATCATAGCTTATCttcttctgatatattttttattcactacaTATTAATGTAACTTTATTATACAGGTTGTGAACATATGCATATGTTGCAACACGTTATGCGTTGCAAATTTTGGTTCTGcaaattacaagttaaaaaatcTGCAGTTACCCATTTTTTATGAGTTATTTCTTTTGTCATAAACAGTTTACTTAAACATCCTGGCACTTCACTGTTAGATAGAATACTTTGATTGGCTTCAGCACCAATCCTCTGTATCACttgtactgataaaaatttagtttccATTGCTTATTGTTTGAAACAAAACTTCTTTAGGAGTAGCttattattatgtacaaataTCTGGAAACCGGTATATacagagtaaaaaattattttagactgAAGTTAAAGATTTCTATATATTTTGGGAACAATTAACACAAAAAGCACATAACACAGACAAAAATTTAAAGCcataaatttggtaattttttaaacaagaatatttacaattcattaatgtgatacaataatataaaggtactaaataattttttcaaatggtaaACAAGCTACTTATAATACTGTTACAAACCATTTCAGGTTATCTGTTGTGCAATTACTGCTTcagcaataaatataatattttacatatcaaaTAGAACAGGCTGGACAAAAGAAATGatattatttcagtttacttaTCTGTAACAAAGTTATCAATTTAAAAGAGCaggtatatttattatgtttaagtaAGTCTCATATTTAGGTATAGGATCTAAAATGTACGTATACCTTAAAAATTTGGGATATGAATCAATATCGTCATAAAACATTTActggttaaaatgaaaaattatttgtttataaggagaccaatttctgaatgaaaaatgtaaatacaacacgattatatacaatatataatcagCAGTTAAATGACAAGGTGGGGGAATAACTGGGATTGATAATGCTAAGTGAGGTGATCTTCATTCGTAAATTGATTTCCAAAGAAATATAGTTAAGGGTAGACATCAACTAGCAAATAGGATTGGAAGAAAGGATGGAATCTCAATGTTTACATTACTGCAATTGTAACAGATGAAGGTCACCCAAGATGTGATTGACCTACTCAGTGCTGCTCACTACTATAACAAACCTAGCTAACTTTACAATACTTATCCCTGGCCAAGAATATGTGTGCATAGCTAGTTACTTTTACTTCTACACAATTGTATATTATGAACTAATAACTGGAATATCAGATAGAATATACCCAATGCAAAATTAATATACCACCTTGTTATGACATAAATGTTACTAAACCAGTTCATGTAGGAtcacaatatttaaaatcaaaaaaataatatcactgaatctttaaataacaatttgcacaattaaagttatgaaaataaatggggtgtgttaaaaaagtaaaaagaattttgaaattttgcaggtTGTATTGGTCTGattcttaagattttttctttgtattggtaaacatgtctgaaaagtatctatacatttttagccatattggatgttagtctgttgtcagctatCAAAAGGATAACACATGCTTTGGTACGATCGCggattttttattagtataaataatggatcacagaatttgtattaaattttgctataagaatgaaataaagtgtagcaatgttttaaaaatgttaaacattgcttttggtgagtctgctatgagaaaagcaagggtttatgagtgttgtaagcgtttccaagaaggtTGTGAAGA
Proteins encoded in this region:
- the vnc gene encoding GNAT family N-acetyltransferase vnc; translated protein: MNIRCARPEDLMNMQHCNLLCLPENYQMKYYFYHGLSWPQLSYVAEDEKGQIVGYVLAKMEEDSEDNPHGHITSLAVKRSHRRLGLAQKLMDQAAAAMVECFQAKYVSLHVRKSNRAALNLYTNTLKFVISEIEPKYYADGEDAYAMKRDLKKKKEPGKDTEINEDQKSVVTERL